The following coding sequences are from one Triticum aestivum cultivar Chinese Spring chromosome 5A, IWGSC CS RefSeq v2.1, whole genome shotgun sequence window:
- the LOC123107854 gene encoding lamin-like protein has translation MERRRAAWAAVLVAVAACAALPATTTANKIKVNWLPNTNYSGWEQEHGPFYKGDWLVFYYTAGQADVVEVNESGYNRCDASNAIYNYSKGRSFAFELNETKTYYFICSFGYCPGGMRLAIKSQNLPPPSPPPSAQHHRSAALAGPRAGVALYAAVAVLAALLRAV, from the exons ATGGAGCGGCGGAGGGCTGCGTGGGCCGCGGTGCTGGTGGCGGTGGCCGCGTGCGCGGCGctgccggcgacgacgacggcgaacAAGATCAAAGTCAACTGGCTGCCCAACACCAACTACTCCGGCTGGGAGCAGGAGCACGGGCCCTTCTACAAGGGCGACTGGCTCG TGTTCTACTACACGGCGGGGCAGGCGGACGTGGTGGAGGTGAACGAGTCCGGGTACAACCGGTGCGACGCCAGCAACGCCATCTACAACTACAGCAAGGGCCGCAGCTTCGCCTTCGAGCTCAACGAGACCAAGACCTACTACTTCATCTGCAGCTTCGGCTACTGCCCCGGCGGGATGCGGCTGGCCATCAAGTCCCAGaacctgccgccgccgtcgccgccgccctccgcgcAGCACCACCGctccgccgcgctcgccgggccgcGCGCCGGGGTCGCCCtctacgccgccgtcgccgtcctcgccgcgCTCCTCAGGGCGGTCTAG